GGTAATGTAAGTAGAAATGTAGGCTCTTTAGCGGGGTTAATACGATATTTTCCGACGAAAGATCTGCGTTTTGAAGCTGGTGTTAAAAAGGATTTTGTAGAGAATATAAGTTCGCCATTGCTTTACTCATTCTCGGGAAAATGGAGTCCGGTACAATGGTATAATCTTGGAGTAAATGTATCCAGAAATTTCAGATTTCCAACATTCAATGATCTGTATTGGAATCCCGGAGGAAATCCAAACCTAAAACCGGAAAGGTCTTACCAGATGGATATGGACCATGAGTTTAAATGGGGTAATATTAAACTTGCATTAAGTCCGTATTATCTTTATATATCGGATAATATAGTGTGGTTGCCGACAGCTTACGGATATTGGTCCCCAGTTAATATCAATAAAGTGAAGTCTTATGGTTTAGAATCACAGATTACTTTTGATAAACAGCTTAAAGAACACCATTTTAGATTTAATATAGGATATACACTTGCAAAATCCATCAATCAGGAAACTAAAAAGCAAATGATGTATGTCCCTCTCCATAAGGTTTTTGGAAATTTTGATTATCAGTATTCTTTCCTAAAACTTTATGTTCAGGGAGTTTTTAATGGTCTTACATACACTACAACAGATGAAAAAAGAGAAGATGCTATAGATTCTTATTTCGTCATGAACACGGGTGTATCAGCAACGATCTTAAAAAAATATGTCTTAGGTTTTAAAATCAATAATTTAACCAATACTGTTTATGAAACGGTGTCTTATTATCCGATGCCAAAACGTAATTACAGTATTTCCGCAACGATAAATTTTTAATAAAAAATAACATGAAAATAACTAGACTTTTACAACTTTTATTTGCTGTAGTACTACTTTTCAATATTTCCTGTAGTACTGATAGCGATAATACTTTGCCTGTAGTAACTTATGAAAACGGATATTTAATTTCGAACGAAGGAAATTTCGGAAAGCCAAATGCAGAAGTAACTTTCGTTTCAAGAGACTTAACTTTTAGTCAAAACAGCATCTTTTCCAAAAATAATAATGGAAACCAATTGGGTGATGTTTTACAAGCTATGGCATTCAACGGGGATAAAGCATATCTCTTGTTAAACAACTCAAATAAAATCCAGGTAGTAAATCGATATACTTTTAAAAGTGCAGGTGAAATTACAAATCAAATAGATAATCCCCGTTATGTTGCAGTTGCCAATAATAATATCTATGTAACCAATGATAAATATCAGGGAGCTAAATATGTAAGTATTTATAAAAATTCAGATCTATCTTTTGTTAAGAAAATTACATTCACAGATAACGTTGAAAGAATTGTTGAAGCAGGAGGAAATATTTTTGTTCAAAATGCAAGCTTTGGATTCGGAAACAAAATAACTTACATCAATACTTCGAATAATGATGTACAATCTGTAATTACATTGCCCAATGTAAACATCAACAAAACAATTTCCTATAATGGTAATGTATACGTTATTGCTACAGGAACTACAGACTCTTATATTTATCAAATTTCAAGTACCGGAAGCATTACGAAAACAACAACGTTGATAGGTATTCCTAATGCAACCAATCTTCAGATTGATGGTGGAAGATATTTCTTCTCTTCAGCAAATAAAGTATACTCAATGGTTATGGCAGCAACTACTCCTCCTACAACTCCTATTATTACTGCTGTAGACGGAGGACAATACTATACACTTTACGGATTCAGTGTTGTAGATGGAAAGATCTTTACGTCTGATGTGAAGAACTTTACTGAAGACAGTGAAGTTACAGTATATACTACTTCAGGATCAAAAATCAAATCCTTTACAACAGGTAAGGGGACTAATGGCGTGTATTTAAATTAAGAAGTTTCTACTTTTTAATAGACTAATAAATTTTATTTTTTTTTCATCATTTGTGTTTTTTCCGGGCTGCCTAAGGCAGCCCGGATTTCTTTTACAGAAACCAGACAACATCCAAATAAAAAAGATCCGGAAATGAAATCTCCGGATCTTTTTCTTTTTCAATTGATAGTTTTGGACTCAGATGATCAATCCTAACTTTTCAGCTTCTGCAATAACATACTTTTTTGCTTCTTCATGATCATTCTGGATTTCACCTTCAAGAATAGCTTCTTTAACCTTCTCTTTCAGAATTCCAATTTCACGTCCCGGCTTCAGCTGAAACATCTCCATGATTTCTTCTCCGGATATAGGTGGCTGAAAGTTCCTTACCTGGTCCTTTTCCTCAACTTCTTTTATCTTTACCGCTACATATTCGAAGTTCCTCTTGAACTTTTCCTGTTTTTTTGAATTTTTCGTGGTGATATCCGCCTTACAAAGCGTAAACAGATCTTCAAGATCTTCACCAGTGTCGAATAAAAGTCTTCTTAGAGCAGAATCAGAAGCATCATCCGTAATCAAAGCGATCGGGCGGGATGAAAGTTTGACCATTTTCTGTACATACTTCATATCTGGCCCTAAGGGAAGTTTAAGCTTTTGGAAAAGGGTTTTCACCATTTTCGAGCCCAAAAATTCATGACCATGGAAAGTCCAGCCGGTTCCTTCAACAAATTTTTTAGTGGGTGCTTTTCCAATATCATGAAGTAATGCTGCCCAACGTAACCAAAGTTTGTCTGTATTGACGGAAATATTATCTACAACCTCCAAAGTGTGGTAAAAGTTATCTTTATGGGTCTGTCCTTCCACCTCTTCTACCCCTTTCAGTTCAATCAATTCAGGAATGATGTATTTTAAAAGACCGGTTTGTTCCAGCAGGCTTAATCCAATAGACGGCTTTTCAGAAAGCATAATCTTATTGAATTCTACCATAACCCTCTCCTTCGAAACAATTTTAATCCTTTCTACCTCCTGGCTGATTGCGGATAACGAGTTTTCCTCTATCGTAAACTGTAATGTAGAAGCAAAACGAACCGCCCTCATCATTCTCAGGGGATCATCAGAATACGTCTGTGCAGGTTCTAAAGGGGTTCTTAATATTCCTTTTTCTAAATCTTCTACTCCATTAAACGGGTCTATAAGTTCCCCAAAATTATCTTTATTTAAAGAAATTGCCATTGCATTGATCGTGAAATCCCTTCTCTTCTGGTCATCTTCCAATGTTCCCCCTTCCACTTCCGGCTTTCGGCTGTTTTCATTATAGCTTTCCTTTCTTGCTCCCAC
The sequence above is drawn from the Chryseobacterium daecheongense genome and encodes:
- a CDS encoding HD domain-containing protein: MFINLNQNKNLKLFKIISEVAARNNQSVYIVGGYVRDLLMKRKASTDIDFVTEQSGIELAQSVAAEIDPKMKVSVFKTYGTAMIKYKDLELEFVGARKESYNENSRKPEVEGGTLEDDQKRRDFTINAMAISLNKDNFGELIDPFNGVEDLEKGILRTPLEPAQTYSDDPLRMMRAVRFASTLQFTIEENSLSAISQEVERIKIVSKERVMVEFNKIMLSEKPSIGLSLLEQTGLLKYIIPELIELKGVEEVEGQTHKDNFYHTLEVVDNISVNTDKLWLRWAALLHDIGKAPTKKFVEGTGWTFHGHEFLGSKMVKTLFQKLKLPLGPDMKYVQKMVKLSSRPIALITDDASDSALRRLLFDTGEDLEDLFTLCKADITTKNSKKQEKFKRNFEYVAVKIKEVEEKDQVRNFQPPISGEEIMEMFQLKPGREIGILKEKVKEAILEGEIQNDHEEAKKYVIAEAEKLGLII